Genomic DNA from Alkalihalobacterium alkalinitrilicum:
GTGAAGGACCAATAAACGTAATTCCTTCTTCCTCACATCGACGTGCAAACTGACTATTCTCAGATAGCAAACCATAACCAGGATGAATGGCATCTGCTCCAGTTGCTTTTGCTTTTTCAATAATAATTTCCATATTTAAATAACTTTCATTTACTCTCGGTTTTCCAATTAAATACGCTTCATCTGCTTGTTTCACATGTAATGACTCTGCATCTGCTTCAGAATAAACGGCTACAGTTTTAATTCCTAAACGTTGACAAGTACGAATAACTCGTAAAGCAATTTCTCCACGGTTTGCAATTAATACTTTTTGAAACAATCATTTCACCTCTTTTAATTAAATTAGTTTCCGAGAAAAGGAGATTATACTGAAGAACCTAGTTTCGACAAGGTTCTCCAGTATTTGATACCGCTTACAAAACTAAACTTCTGCTGATCCAGATAAATTAAAGCGTTCGACTGCAATTTCACGAAGTTTGAATTTTTGGATTTTTCCAGACGCAGTCATAGGGTACTCTGAAACAAATTCAATGTAGCGTGGAATTTTGTACTTAGAGATTTTCCCTTCGCAATAATTACGTATTTCGTCAGAAGTTGCTATTTCTCCTTCTTTTAATATAATCCAAGCTGAAACTTCTTCTCCATATTTTGGATCAGGTACACCTACTACCTGTACATCTAACACTTTCGGGTGTTGATATAAAAATTCTTCAATTTCCCGCGGATAAACATTTTCTCCTCCACGGATGATCATGTCTTTAAGACGTCCAGTAATTCGACAGTATCCTTCTTCATCCATAACGGCCAAATCACCTGTATGAAGCCAACCATCCTCTGTAATCACAGTAGAAGTAGCTTCTGGATTTTTATAATATCCCTTCATCACATGGTACCCACGTGTACAAAGTTCACCTTGAACACCACGAGGAACTTCTTGATCTGAACCAGGTTGAACAATCTTGACTTCCACATTCGGTAAAGCACGCCCTACCGTTTCAACTCGCCGTTCTAAAGAATCGTTAACACGAGTTTGAGTAATAACAGGAGAAGATTCCGTTTGACCGTAGGCAATTGTAATTTCAGAAGCGCCCATACGATCAATCACAGCTTTCATTACTTCAATAGGGCAATTTGACCCTGCCATGATCCCCGTTCGTAATGAAGATAGATTATATTTTTCAAAATCTTTATCGTTTAATTCTGCAATAAACATCGTCGGTACACCGTGCAATGCCGTACATTTCTCATCCTGAACCGCTTGAAGTACTAGCTTCGGATCGAATTCCTGAACAGGTACCATTGTAGCTCCAACCGTCACACAAGCCATTGTCCCTAGAACACAACCAAAACAATGAAAAAATGGAACTGGGATGCACATTCGGTCTCTTGCTGTTAAATTCATACACTCCGCAATATTAATGGCATTATTAACCAAGTTATTATGAGAGAGCATTACTCCTTTTGGAAACCCCGTCGTCCCTGATGTGTATTGCATATTAATGACATCATCTGGCTCAAGTGAACTCATTCTTTCATTCAGTTCTGTATCCGTTACTTGATCTCCCATCGCTAAAATATCAGACCATATAAACATGCCTGGTTTGCGGTCTTCACCTAGAAAAATTATATTTTTTAAGTGTGGTAACTTTTTAGTTTGTAATTTTCCTGGCTCAGAAGTTGCTAGCTCTGGAATAATTTCATATAACATATCCGTATAAGAAGCTCCACGATAGGATTCCATCAGGATTAAAGTTGTAGAGTCTGATTGCTTCAACAAATACTCAAGTTCAGCCGTTCGATAATTCGTATTAACAGTA
This window encodes:
- a CDS encoding AMP-binding protein; translation: MNVTVGRLLEEVAEKQPNHEAVVYPDRGLRYTYKQFDDLCRQVAKGLMKLGVERGESVAIWSTNKPEWLTSQFATGKMGAVLVTVNTNYRTAELEYLLKQSDSTTLILMESYRGASYTDMLYEIIPELATSEPGKLQTKKLPHLKNIIFLGEDRKPGMFIWSDILAMGDQVTDTELNERMSSLEPDDVINMQYTSGTTGFPKGVMLSHNNLVNNAINIAECMNLTARDRMCIPVPFFHCFGCVLGTMACVTVGATMVPVQEFDPKLVLQAVQDEKCTALHGVPTMFIAELNDKDFEKYNLSSLRTGIMAGSNCPIEVMKAVIDRMGASEITIAYGQTESSPVITQTRVNDSLERRVETVGRALPNVEVKIVQPGSDQEVPRGVQGELCTRGYHVMKGYYKNPEATSTVITEDGWLHTGDLAVMDEEGYCRITGRLKDMIIRGGENVYPREIEEFLYQHPKVLDVQVVGVPDPKYGEEVSAWIILKEGEIATSDEIRNYCEGKISKYKIPRYIEFVSEYPMTASGKIQKFKLREIAVERFNLSGSAEV